The following nucleotide sequence is from Vibrio fluvialis.
TTGTAGTGGACTCAAAGCTAAGCGCATAAGAATGTGTTGAGAGAACGAAAAACAGCTTTCCGAATTTTAAGAATTTGCTTGGCGACCATAGCGTTTTGGACCCACCTGATCCCATTCCGAACTCAGAAGTGAAACGAAACAGCGTCGATGGTAGTGTGGGGTCTCCCCATGTGAGAGTAGAACATCGCCAGGCTTTAAATTTAGACTCTTGAGTCTAACCAGTGCGGAGCGGTAGTTCAGTTGGTTAGAATACCGGCCTGTCACGCCGGGGGTCGCGGGTTCGAGTCCCGTCCGCTCCGCCACTTATTTAAGACCTCAGCAGCAATGCTGGGGTTTTTTGTTATCTGGGAGTGGTAAACCTCTACACTCACCAGCCTCACTGAGCGCTTCGCTCTCCTCTTTCTCTCGCCCCAGCGCTTTGTCGCTCTTAAGTGTTATTCCTAACGGCTAACGGATTGTTACCTATCTCAGGCTCTTACCCCTTCGGCTTTGTTGTCATCGCGCCTCTGTTTGGTAAAGATAGACCTGGCTTCTCTTGCTTGGCATTGCTCAGGTTGGCTTCAGACTGGTGCACTACAGAACCTTGTCTTGAAGGCTTGCGGAAGAGAGTGTGCGAATCTGGGCCGAAAGTTGTGACCCCTTGGTGCGGTGTTTCTGAGTGGTTAGGGGAGAGCAAAGATATAAAAAAGCCGATGCAGGACATCGGCTTGGTAAGAGATAGATTCTTTATACTAAACGCGTTGAGCGACTTTGGCTTTCAGCGTCTGTTTATCGGTATCGGACAAGAATGCCAGTTCCAAGCTGTTTAATTGCGCCTGACGAATCTGCTCTTGGCTCAATCCGGCTTGAGGAGCAGCAACTTCATACTCGTATGGCAGCTCAATGCCCTCTACGGCAGGATCATCAGTATTTAGACAGGCGAGTACTCCATACTCAAGAAAGCGCTTGAGAGGGTGTAATGCCAAGCTTTCTACTGTACTGGTTTGAATGTTGGATGTCAGACATGACTCAATACCAATGCGATGTTTTGCTAAATAATCCATTAGCTGCGGATCGTGAATCGCTTTCACCCCATGACCAATACGGGTCGCGCCTAAGTCACGAATCGCTTGCCACATACTTTCCGGACCAGCCGCTTCTCCTGCGTGAACAGTAATATGCAGGCCTGCATCGCGTACCTGTTTAAAATGGCTGACGAAACGATCGCCGGGCTGGCCGAGCTCATCACCGGCAAGGTCGACGGCCACAATATGATCTTTCTGGCTCAGAATCGCGTCCAGTTCTTGCTGACAAGCGTCTGTGCCAAAAGTACGGCTCATGATGCCAATCAGGTTGGCTTGTACGCCAAAATCGCGCACGCCGGCTTTTACGCCGTCGACAACCGCTTCAACTACACCCGCGACAGGCAAGTTGTGTTTCATCGCCATGTAGTACGGTGAGAAGCGCAGCTCAGCGTAATCAATTTGCGCGTTGAGTGCGTCTTCCACGTTTTCATACGCAACGCGGCGGCAAGCGTCCAGATCGCCCAGTACTGCCACACCCCAGTCTAGTTTAGACAGGAAAGCAACCAGTGATGGCTCAGCTTCAACGATCTGTACGTGCGGAGTGAGATCCGCAACGGTGTAGGCTGGCAGAGCCACACCAAATTTTTGACCGAGGTCGAGAATGGTTTGAGTGCGAATGTTACCGTCAAGATGGCGGTGTAAATCAGTGAGTGGAATATTTTTCGTAATCATTATCGTCTACCAAGTCAAAATCTGCGCTAAGTATAAAAACCAAACCTTGCGGTGTCAGTAGTGAGAATGGCGAATCGAGTGCTATTTTGCTGATATTCTCTTCATGTTAACCAGATCTGTTGGCCACTCATGGTACGACATCGGTTTGTTGAACAAGAACCCCTGTCCTTGTGGGCAGCCAAGTTTGGCTAGCAATTCGGCCTGTTCAGGTGTTTCAATGCCTTCTGCAACGATGTTGACCTTAAAACTGTTGGCCAGATTGATGATGGTGGCTGCAATGCTGCTTTCATACTGTTCTTGCTTTAGTAGAGAAACGAAAGCACGATCGATCTTAAGGCAATCGAAAGGCAGCTTATACAGATAGGCGAGCGAACTGTAGCCGGTCCCAAAGTCGTCAATCGCCAGACGGATCCCCAAGCGCTTGATGGAGTGCATGGTGTTTAAAATCACCGGGTCGTTATTGACGATACGGGATTCGGTAATTTCCAGCGTCAGATTGTTCGGTTGCATGCCCGTGACACGCAGCGTTTCTTCAAGCTGTGGCATGAATTCAGGATGGGAAAGCTGATTGACTGACAAATTAACGTGCATCTGGAAGTCGGCGGCCCATTTCCCTTGCTCGATACCTTTCACGGTATCGCAGCATGCTTGTCGCAGGATTTGTTCGCCAATCGCGTTAATAAGCCCGCTTTCTTCTGCAATCGGGATGAAGTCCATGGGTGGTACTAAACCGTATTCTGGCGACAGCCAGCGCGCTAAGGCTTCTGCTCCCAACACTTCGCCGCTGTGCAGGTCAACTATTGGTTGATAGAACGGAACAAACTCGTGGTTTTCCAGCGCCAGCTTAATCTGCGTCACCATTTGGGTTCGCTTGCGAGAAACATCGGCCATCTCCGGCACATAGTAACTGAGACGGGTCGAGTCTTGCTTGGCGTTACTTAATGCGATGCTGCCGTTGCGCAGCCACACCGTCATGCTGGCAGGTTCAAGCCCATGAACAATACCCACCGATATGTTCACGGCGATGTTTTCATTCGGCATATTGAATGGCGTGGCGAACAGTTGCAGCAACTGTTGGGCAAACTGCTTGATGGCCGGAATGTCATCGCATTGAGGAAGATAGATGGCGAACTCATCACCACCGATACGGGCGATGTAGCTGTTGTCGTGACTGACGGTTTTCAGGCGTTGGGCGATGAGGACGAGCAGCTGATCGGCCTGGTGATGGCCAAGGCTGTCATTGATGTCTCTAAACTTATCGATGCCAATCAAGAACAGGCTGCCATGCAACGTTGGCAATTGGTTACAGCTGTCTATCATGCCTTCGCGACTGTAAACCTTGGTCAGCGAATCGTAGATGAGTTGCTCGCGCAGCGCTTTAAATGACGCTTTAAGGTTGTTCGCCATTTCCGTAAAGGCAAACACCATCATACTGGTTTCGTAGATCTTGCCCGGTTTGGGCATTGGGCTGTCCCAATCTCCCTGCGCCAGATGTTTTGCTGCCGCCGCGGTAGAGGTAATGGGCGCCGTGATGCGGTTAAAGGTGATAAAGCCGATGCCAATCCCAAACAGGCTGACGATCAGGCCCAGCAACCAGCTGTTGCGCTGGTTTTGCGGCAGAGAGCCTAGAAGGTCTGCTTCGGAGATGGTGACATTGATGTACCACTTGAGCCCATGTTCGTCCTCGACCGACGTCACTTGGTTGAAATAGCGCGCGCCATCGACCTCGGTACTGAACACCTCTTTCGGCAGGGTATGCGCGCTTTGCAGAACGCGGGAAATCTCGATGGCACTGGCTTTCAACACCGGATTCGGGGTTTCCTGAGTGGTGAGTCGATCGCCTTTGGGTGAATACTCGGTGCCCCACGAGACAACGCCCGTTGGCGCTGAATGTGCGATCAGGCGCTGGGTTTCGTCAAAGATATACACGTCGGCATTAGTTTCACGTTTCAGCATGTGGAGAAAAGTGTTAAAGGTGCTGATTTTGACGTCGGTGACCATGACGCCGACAAACTGGGTTTGTTGCATCACTGGTGTCAGAGCAGATAACGTGATGTCCTGGCGTTCGTCCATGTTGGTATACACCGATGACCACATCGGATGTGGATTCGCTGCCACTGGCGTATAGAAGGGACGAGTACGGGGATCGTATCCGGCTATCACGGAACGGATTTCATCGCTGACAGAATCGCCATGGTAAATCGTGAGCTGCTGCTTTGTGCGGCTGTCTTTGAGCATCAGCGTGAAGCTCTGATTGTCTTCCTTGCGAAAGCCGACAAATTCGCCGTTGATGCCAGCAAAACTCATCACATCGATTTGAGAAATCGGGCGGTACAGGTCGCTGAAGCCGGAAACCAGAAATTGTTCGATCTGCTGTGAGTCATTGGGCTGATACAGATGGTGAAAGCCGATGCTGTGGCTCATGCTCTGATTAGCACGGAACGGTTCATCGAGAAAGGCGTGTAAGCGTTGGTCAACGTTGTGGGTCAGGAAGGTGAGCTGTTTGCGGCTCACATCCTGCACCATCTGTTCGTAGCTGTATTTCTGAACCGCTCCAATGACACCGATCGTCACCAGAATAATGATCACGAAAGGGAATAACACAGCGGTTTTCAAAGTCATCTGTTGTCTGAACGGCATATCCTGATTCTGCAATAATGGCCTGTGATTCGGGGCATTGGCAGTGGAGACAACAAAAGTCCTTTAATACAACTCTTTCAATTTACGTGTGAGTGTATTGCGTCCCCAGCCTAATACTTTTGCGGCATCCTGCTTATGGCCATTGGTATGGTTGAGCGCTGCTTCTAAAAGTATACGTTCAAACTCCGGGAGTGCGTAAGACAGTATCTCAGTTTCTCCTGAAGCGAGAGCGGATTTCGCCCAGGACTCCAGCTGTTTCTGCCAGCTGACATCACTGTCGAAATCGACGTTTTTCTTCTCGGCCAGCAACTCGGAAGGCAGGTCGCTCGGCAGTACCTCTGTCCCACTCGCCATTACGGTCAGCCAGCGGCACATGTTTTCCAACTGGCGAACGTTGCCTGGCCAGTCGAGGCGATTAAGAATCTCGATGGTCTTAGGATGCAGGGTTTTCATCTCCACGCCTAACTCTTTTGCGGCCAAAGCGAGGAAATGTTTAGTTAATTTATCAATATCCTGACGCCGCTCACGCAATGACGGGATCTGGATTCGAATCACGTTGAGGCGGTGAAACAAGTCTTCACGAAACTTACCCTGATGCACCAGCTTCTCAAGATTCTGGTGTGTGGCCGCGACAATACGTACATCCACCTTGATCGCAGAGTGACCGCCGACGCGATAAAATTGCCCATCGGCCAGTACGCGCAGCAAGCGCGTCTGAATATCTAAAGGCATATCACCGATTTCGTCGAGAAACAGAGTGCCGCCGTTGGCCTGCTCAAAACGTCCCTGACGCACATTGTTCGCGCCGGTAAAGGCACCTTTTTCGTGACCAAACAGCTCTGATTCGATCAAGTCTTTCGGAATGGCCGCCATGTTAAGTGCGATAAAGGGTTTCTGCGCGCGTGGGCTGTGACGATGCAGTGCATGAGCCACCAATTCTTTACCGGTACCGGATTCACCATTGATCAGCACTGAAATCGACGAGCGGGACAAACGGCCAATGGCGCGAAACACTTCCTGCATCGCCGGCGCTTCGCCGATGATTTCCGGAGCATCATAGGTTGGGGTCAGGCGTTGTGACTGCTCTTTACGCTGCTCCTGGCCGTGGGCGATGGCACGTTCGACCAGCGTCAGGGTTTCATCCACATCAAACGGTTTAGGCAGATATTCGAATGCCCCCTTTTGGTAAGCGTTGACGGCAGCATCCAGATCGGAGTGCGCGGTCATTATGATCACGGGCAGCTCTGGTGAGCGTGAGTGCACCTGATGGAGCAACTCAATGCCGTCAATTCCGGGCATGCGAATATCGGACACCAGCACGTCAGGCGTTTCTCTTTCGAGTGCCATTAACACACTTTCGGCATCGGAAAATGTTTCGCACTTGATGTTGGCTGATGACAGGGTTTTCTCCATCACCCAGCGAATCGAGCTGTCGTCATCGACAACCCATACGTATCCTTTACTCATAGTTTGGTTCCTCAACAGCAGCCCCCATTCTCATGGTGAGAATGGTCACGTCGTTCAAATCGGTAAATAAATCGTAAATGTTGTTCTTCCTGGCCAGCTTTCTACGTCTATTTTTCCATTGTGCTGGTCTATCAGGTTTTGCGAAATGGATAAGCCGAGCCCGGTTCCTCCCTCACGGCCGCTGACCATGGGGTAGAACAAGGTGTCCTGCAGTTCTAGCGGAATGCCCGGACCGTTATCAATAATTTCGATTCTGGCCACCAACTTATGTCGCTGGCCGTGAATATTGGCTTGGTGCACTGTTCTGGTGCGCAGAGTAATCACGCCATGTGGCTGGTTGGCGAGAATCTGCGCTGCGTTACTGACAATGTTCAATAGCGCCTGCTCAATCTGGTAGGTGTCCATCATGATGTTGGGCAGGCTAGGATCGTAATCACGTTCAATATGCAGATCGGCACTGCCTTCCAGTTCGACCAACTGGCGTACTTTTTCCAGAATCAGGTGTAAATTTTCGGAGGTTTTTTTACCCGGCTTTTGCGGCCCCAGCAGGCGATCGACCAGAGCGCGCAGGCGATCGGCTTGCTCGATAATGATTTGGGTGTATTCGGTCAGGCTCTGGTCGGGCAGCATGCGTTCAAGTAACTGAGCTGCACCGCGCAGGCCTCCGAGCGGATTCTTGATTTCATGAGCCAGGCCACGCACCAACAGCTTAGCGGCTTGTTGCTGTGCATGCTGGTTGAGTTCCTGAGTCAGACGGCGCTGCTGGCCTATCTTGCGCATTTCAACCAGCAACATCAGTTCTTTCTGCCACGACAGCGGGCTGACGGTAACTTCCAGCATCAGCGGCTTGCCATCCACCACAAACGTCACGTCGCTGTCGGTGATGCTTTGTCCGCTCTGTAGCGGTTGGGAGAGTAGCGCCAGATCCATCGAAGCGTGTTGAATCAGCTTGGAGAGCGGTTGATTAATGATGCGTTTGGCACTTTGTGAGAACAACTGCTCGGCGGCGGGATTGGCATAACGCACACACAGGGTTTCATCCAGCATTAAAGTGGCGGTTACAACGTTGTTCAGTATCGTTTCGCTTAGCTCTGCGCTCACAGGTTCGTCCTTGTCCGTGTTCCAAAATGATGCAATGCACAATATTGGTGCATTGATTTTGTCAAGTATGGCGCAACGGAGCACAAAGAAAAAGTCAGAGACTGTTGGAAATCGAGCTATTTAGTGCAGATCTTGCCTAATTCACGGACGCTCGATGTAAATGCACCGTTACAAATAGAGACGATGCAATAACCTTGCCGTTTCCAAACGCCTGAATTGAAAAGGTATGCGACCCGCGTTCAATATTTTTCAGCTCCCACACCGTTTTGGTGCTGGGCGCACCATAAGGTTTGCCATCCATGACGAGCTGCAGGTGTTCGGAGACTCCAAGTGAGCGGTTCAGCTCGGCCGCGACGGTGATTTGCCCCTGATTATTGCGGATGGTTTGGTCTGGCTGGGGAGAAGTCAGGTGGATTTGTAACGCGACAGGCGTTGCTTTGTTCGCTTTCGGTGCAGGCAGGTCAATAGGTTGAGCGGCTTCGTAGCTGGGTTCTGGCGCAGATGCGTCATAATCGGGCAACTGAAGAGTCTGGGCTTGTGTATCGGCCGGAGCATCACTGAAGTGAACAACGCCATGTTCATCTTCCCATGTGTAAACGCTTTGTGCGTAAAGCCATTGGGGCACAATGAGCAGCAACGATAAGCATAAACCTGAAAAACGTTTCATCTTCCACCTCACGAGTTTGTGGGTTCGCCAAGACGCGGAGTCACTGGTTCGATACTGAGTATGTAACGTTCATGTTAAATGCCTTCATCACGGGCCCAAATACGAAAAAGGCCCGCCTGCGAGGCGAGCCTGATTTTCGTGTGTAACCTGCGTTACGCTTACAAAGAATAAGACTTATACAGAGTAGTACAGTTCGAATTCTAGTGGGTGTACTGCAACGTTCACGCGCTCTACATCTTTCGTTTTCAGTTCGATGTAAGAGTTGATGAAATCATCAGAGAATACGCCACCTGCAGTCAGGAACTCGCGGTCATCGCTCAGGCACTGCAGCGCTTGTTGCAGTGATTCAGCAACTTTTGGAATCTCTGCCGCTTCTTCAGCTGGAAGATCGTACAGGTCTTTATCCATTGCTTCGCCTGGGTGGATCTTGTTCTTAATACCGTCAAGACCAGCCATCAGCATTGCTGCAAACGCCAAGTATGGGTTCGCTGCTGGATCTGGGAAGCGAACTTCGATACGACGTGCTTTAGGGCTTGGTACCACTGGGATACGGATAGACGCTGAACGGTTACGTGCAGAGTAAGCCAGCATGACAGGCGCTTCGTAGTGTGGAACCAGACGCTTGTATGAGTTGGTCGATGGGTTAGTCAGTGCGTTCAGTGCACGTGCGTGCTTGATGATACCACCGATGTAGTAGATCGCCATTTCAGACAGGCCGCCGTACTTGTCGCCAGCGAACAGGTTAACGCCGTCTTTCGCCAGAGATTGGTGTACGTGCATACCAGAACCGTTGTCGCCAACCAGTGGTTTAGGCATGAAAGTCGCTGTTTTGCCGAATGCGTGAGCAACGTTATGAACAACGTACTTGTAGATTTGGATTTCGTCCGCTTTGCTGGTCAGTGTGTTGAAACGTGTTGCGATTTCGTTCTGACCTGCAGTTGCTACTTCGTGGTGGTGTGCTTCAACAACCAGACCCATTTCTTCCATGAT
It contains:
- the add gene encoding adenosine deaminase, which gives rise to MITKNIPLTDLHRHLDGNIRTQTILDLGQKFGVALPAYTVADLTPHVQIVEAEPSLVAFLSKLDWGVAVLGDLDACRRVAYENVEDALNAQIDYAELRFSPYYMAMKHNLPVAGVVEAVVDGVKAGVRDFGVQANLIGIMSRTFGTDACQQELDAILSQKDHIVAVDLAGDELGQPGDRFVSHFKQVRDAGLHITVHAGEAAGPESMWQAIRDLGATRIGHGVKAIHDPQLMDYLAKHRIGIESCLTSNIQTSTVESLALHPLKRFLEYGVLACLNTDDPAVEGIELPYEYEVAAPQAGLSQEQIRQAQLNSLELAFLSDTDKQTLKAKVAQRV
- a CDS encoding bifunctional diguanylate cyclase/phosphodiesterase, with the protein product MPFRQQMTLKTAVLFPFVIIILVTIGVIGAVQKYSYEQMVQDVSRKQLTFLTHNVDQRLHAFLDEPFRANQSMSHSIGFHHLYQPNDSQQIEQFLVSGFSDLYRPISQIDVMSFAGINGEFVGFRKEDNQSFTLMLKDSRTKQQLTIYHGDSVSDEIRSVIAGYDPRTRPFYTPVAANPHPMWSSVYTNMDERQDITLSALTPVMQQTQFVGVMVTDVKISTFNTFLHMLKRETNADVYIFDETQRLIAHSAPTGVVSWGTEYSPKGDRLTTQETPNPVLKASAIEISRVLQSAHTLPKEVFSTEVDGARYFNQVTSVEDEHGLKWYINVTISEADLLGSLPQNQRNSWLLGLIVSLFGIGIGFITFNRITAPITSTAAAAKHLAQGDWDSPMPKPGKIYETSMMVFAFTEMANNLKASFKALREQLIYDSLTKVYSREGMIDSCNQLPTLHGSLFLIGIDKFRDINDSLGHHQADQLLVLIAQRLKTVSHDNSYIARIGGDEFAIYLPQCDDIPAIKQFAQQLLQLFATPFNMPNENIAVNISVGIVHGLEPASMTVWLRNGSIALSNAKQDSTRLSYYVPEMADVSRKRTQMVTQIKLALENHEFVPFYQPIVDLHSGEVLGAEALARWLSPEYGLVPPMDFIPIAEESGLINAIGEQILRQACCDTVKGIEQGKWAADFQMHVNLSVNQLSHPEFMPQLEETLRVTGMQPNNLTLEITESRIVNNDPVILNTMHSIKRLGIRLAIDDFGTGYSSLAYLYKLPFDCLKIDRAFVSLLKQEQYESSIAATIINLANSFKVNIVAEGIETPEQAELLAKLGCPQGQGFLFNKPMSYHEWPTDLVNMKRISAK
- the glnG gene encoding nitrogen regulation protein NR(I) — translated: MSKGYVWVVDDDSSIRWVMEKTLSSANIKCETFSDAESVLMALERETPDVLVSDIRMPGIDGIELLHQVHSRSPELPVIIMTAHSDLDAAVNAYQKGAFEYLPKPFDVDETLTLVERAIAHGQEQRKEQSQRLTPTYDAPEIIGEAPAMQEVFRAIGRLSRSSISVLINGESGTGKELVAHALHRHSPRAQKPFIALNMAAIPKDLIESELFGHEKGAFTGANNVRQGRFEQANGGTLFLDEIGDMPLDIQTRLLRVLADGQFYRVGGHSAIKVDVRIVAATHQNLEKLVHQGKFREDLFHRLNVIRIQIPSLRERRQDIDKLTKHFLALAAKELGVEMKTLHPKTIEILNRLDWPGNVRQLENMCRWLTVMASGTEVLPSDLPSELLAEKKNVDFDSDVSWQKQLESWAKSALASGETEILSYALPEFERILLEAALNHTNGHKQDAAKVLGWGRNTLTRKLKELY
- the glnL gene encoding nitrogen regulation protein NR(II), producing the protein MSAELSETILNNVVTATLMLDETLCVRYANPAAEQLFSQSAKRIINQPLSKLIQHASMDLALLSQPLQSGQSITDSDVTFVVDGKPLMLEVTVSPLSWQKELMLLVEMRKIGQQRRLTQELNQHAQQQAAKLLVRGLAHEIKNPLGGLRGAAQLLERMLPDQSLTEYTQIIIEQADRLRALVDRLLGPQKPGKKTSENLHLILEKVRQLVELEGSADLHIERDYDPSLPNIMMDTYQIEQALLNIVSNAAQILANQPHGVITLRTRTVHQANIHGQRHKLVARIEIIDNGPGIPLELQDTLFYPMVSGREGGTGLGLSISQNLIDQHNGKIDVESWPGRTTFTIYLPI
- a CDS encoding DUF4124 domain-containing protein, with product MKRFSGLCLSLLLIVPQWLYAQSVYTWEDEHGVVHFSDAPADTQAQTLQLPDYDASAPEPSYEAAQPIDLPAPKANKATPVALQIHLTSPQPDQTIRNNQGQITVAAELNRSLGVSEHLQLVMDGKPYGAPSTKTVWELKNIERGSHTFSIQAFGNGKVIASSLFVTVHLHRASVN
- the glnA gene encoding glutamate--ammonia ligase, with the translated sequence MSVENVLSLIQENEVKFVDLRFTDTKGKEQHISIPAHQIDADFFEEGKMFDGSSVAGWKGINESDMVMMPDASSAVLDPFTEDATLNIRCDILEPATMQGYDRDPRSIAKRAEEYMRSTGIADTVLVGPEPEFFLFDDVKFSTDMSGSFFKIDDVEAAWNTGTDYEDGNKGHRPGVKGGYFPVAPVDSSQDIRSAMCLIMEEMGLVVEAHHHEVATAGQNEIATRFNTLTSKADEIQIYKYVVHNVAHAFGKTATFMPKPLVGDNGSGMHVHQSLAKDGVNLFAGDKYGGLSEMAIYYIGGIIKHARALNALTNPSTNSYKRLVPHYEAPVMLAYSARNRSASIRIPVVPSPKARRIEVRFPDPAANPYLAFAAMLMAGLDGIKNKIHPGEAMDKDLYDLPAEEAAEIPKVAESLQQALQCLSDDREFLTAGGVFSDDFINSYIELKTKDVERVNVAVHPLEFELYYSV